Proteins co-encoded in one Cydia strobilella chromosome 14, ilCydStro3.1, whole genome shotgun sequence genomic window:
- the LOC134747118 gene encoding prostatic acid phosphatase-like — MFRYLVLFLVCLRLEVTSYSDANEVISEPELILAFVVNRHGDRSPDADELSLSKIADYLKNLTYIEGLEGLTNTGKRRAYQLGKFLRQRYGSQGLNILSDLYLRDELSVRCTDKERTKMTALVAMAAAYPPELGQQWDDGIGKVWHPVPYTTVPLDQDYLRFYSSCPHFMSLLEDAKIAAVNEEFAPYSDLIPLLMTETGHNFTENPVLFQTLVDLFKSQISLGVDIPEWSKPILPRLTEASRLAYRLFFKTKDLKMIGGGVLLHKFLETAKAATTGNAFKKLSLVSAHDYNMGGLMAVSRVAGDERIMPAYASLFALELYRSRGGVYSVLPVYLEQAGQSAATHLRFHSCPDPYCELEKFKELTQEYVLPEKEYHKMCSVKTEL; from the exons ATGTTCCGCTATCTAGTCCTATTCCTGGTGTGCCTACGTCTGGAAGTGACCAGCTATTCGGACGCCAACGAGGTTATCAGCGAACCAGAGCTGATATTAGCATTCGTC GTGAACCGTCACGGCGACAGGTCGCCAGATGCCGACGAGCTCTCATTGTCAAAGATCGCAGATTATCTTAAAAACCTCACCTATATAGAAGGGCTGGAAGGATTAACAAAT ACCGGCAAACGCCGCGCCTACCAGCTCGGCAAATTCCTCCGCCAACGCTACGGATCCCAGGGCCTTAATATCCTCTCCGACCTGTACTTGAGGGACGAACTATCCGTCCGCTGCACGGACAAGGAGCGCACGAAGATGACGGCCCTGGTGGCGATGGCGGCGGCCTATCCGCCGGAGCTGGGTCAGCAGTGGGACGACGGCATTGGCAAAGTGTGGCACCCCGTGCCGTACACCACTGTTCCGCTCGATCAAGActat TTACGCTTCTACTCCAGCTGCCCGCACTTCATGTCACTCTTGGAAGACGCCAAGATAGCGGCCGTCAACGAAGAATTCGCGCCATACTCCGACCTGATCCCACTTCTGATGACGGAGACCGGCCACAACTTCACAGAGAACCCGGTTCTGTTCCAGACATTAGTGGATTTGTTCAAAAGTCAG ATAAGCCTGGGTGTGGATATCCCGGAGTGGTCCAAACCTATCCTGCCTCGCCTGACGGAAGCCTCTCGCCTTGCCTACAGGCTCTTCTTTAAAACTAAGGATCTGAAGATGATCGGAGGAG GCGTCCTCCTCCACAAATTCCTTGAGACTGCCAAAGCTGCAACCACCGGCAATGCCTTCAAGAAGCTGAGCCTCGTCTCCGCCCACGACTACAACATGGGCGGGCTGATGGCCGTGTCGAGGGTCGCGGGCGACGAGCGGATCATGCCGGCCTACGCGTCGCTGTTCGCACTGGAGCTGTACAGATCCAGGGGCGGCGTATACAGTGTACTG CCGGTGTACCTAGAGCAAGCAGGGCAGAGCGCAGCAACTCACCTGCGTTTCCACAGCTGTCCGGACCCTTACTGCGAACTGGAGAAGTTCAAAGAGTTAACTCAGGAATACGTGCTGCCTGAGAAAGAGTATCACAAGATGTGTAGCGTGAAAACTGAGTTATAG